From a region of the Mercurialis annua linkage group LG1-X, ddMerAnnu1.2, whole genome shotgun sequence genome:
- the LOC126678510 gene encoding uncharacterized protein LOC126678510 isoform X2 yields the protein MARFNSFFIITLLFNFIILIANPIFVLSKNSDGRNPLSIIDYYDSNLFHQDYSPPSPPPPPPHAPSVSCTDDLGGVGSLDTTCRIVSDVNLNHDVYISGKGNFYIHPGVHFNCASPGCEVTVNITGNFTLSINASILTGSFQLVAYNASFFNDSVVNTTGLAGNPPPQTSGTPQGVDGAGGGHGGRGACCLVDDKKLPEDVWGGDAYSWSSLQNPSSYGSRGGSTSKEVDYGGGGGGNVRFMISKFLVVDGEILADGGDGGSKGGGGSGGSILIKAYKMTGSGRISACGGSGFAGGGGGRVSVDIFSRHDDPQIFVHGGSSRGCPENAGAAGTLYDAVPRSLIVSNHNMSTDTETLLLDFPYQPLWTNVYVRNHARATVPLLWSRVQVQGQISLLCHGVLSFGLAHYASSEFELLAEELLMSDSIIRVYGALRMTVKIFLMWNSKMVIDGGDDATVTTSWLEASNLIVLKESSVIQSNANLGVHGQGLLNLSGPGDSIEAQRLVLSLFYSIHVGPGSILRGPLQNASSDAVTPKLYCELQDCPAELLHPPEDCNVNSSLSFTLQVCRVEDITVEGLIKGSVVHFHRARTVSVPSTGTISASRMGCTGGVGRGHISENGIGSGGGHGGRGGLGCYNDSCIEGGISYGNAELPCELGSGSGDESSAGSTSGGGIIVMGSLEHPLSSLTVEGSVRADGESFQEIVEVGEFTVKNHTIGNPGGGSGGTILMFLHTLDLRESAVLSSGGGYGSPKGAGGGGGGRIHFHWSDIPTGDVYQPIASVKGNILYGGGMGSGGSHAGENGTVTGKACPKGLYGVYCEECPAGTYKNVTGSDRALCHPCPANEIPRRAVYVAVRGGIAETPCPYKCISDRFHMPHCYTTLEELIYTFGGPWIFCLLLVGLLILLALVLSVARMKFVGVDESPGPAPTQHGSQIDHSFPFLESLNEVLETNRAEESQSHVHRVYFMGPNTFSEPWHLPHTPPEQIKEIVYESAYNTFVDEINAITAYQWWEGAMYSILSVMLYPLAWSWQQWRRRIKLQRLREFVRSEYDHACLRSCRSRALYEGLKVAATPDLMLAYLDFFLGGDEKRTDLPPRLHQRFPISIIFGGDGSYMAPFSIQSDNILTSLMSQMVPPTTWYRMVAGLNAQLRLVRRGRLQITFRSVIRWLETHANPAIKIHGIRADLAWFQATACGYCQYGILIYDTEEETVRSIDGANQTHYESRVVSSNDGYLLHITIFKIFTTMAHQHIIMVEEDLK from the exons ATGGCTCGatttaactctttttttatcATCACTCTCCTTTTCAATTTCATAATACTGATCGCAAACCCTATTTTTGTTCTTAGTAAGAATAGTGATGGACGTAATCCATTGTCAATAATCGATTACTACGATTCAAATCTCTTTCACCAAGACTATTCCCCTCCTTCACCGCCGCCACCGCCGCCGCACGCTCCGTCTGTTTCTTGCACCGATGATCTCGGCGGAGTTGGCTCATTGGATACGACTTGTCGTATTGTCTCCGATGTGAATCTCAATCATGACGTGTATATATCAGGGAAAGGAAATTTTTATATCCATCCTGGTGTTCATTTTAATTGTGCTTCTCCAGGTTGTGAAGTGACCGTTAATATAACAGGAAATTTTACTCTTTCGATTAATGCGTCTATTTTAACTGGTAGCTTTCAACTTGTTGCTTATAATGCGAGTTTTTTTAATGATTCGGTTGTGAATACCACTGGATTGGCTGGGAATCCGCCCCCGCAGACGAGTGGCACCCCTCAGGGTGTTGATGGAGCTGGAGGTGGACATGGAGGGAGAGGTGCTTGTTGTTTAGTTGATGACAAGAAGCTTCCGGAGGATGTCTGGGGAGGAGATGCGTATTCGTGGTCTTCCTTGCAGAATCCGAGTAGTTATGGAAGCAGAGGTGGGAGTACTAGTAAGGAAGTGGATTATGGAGGCGGCGGTGGTGGTAATGTTAGGTTTATGATATCAAAGTTTTTGGTTGTCGATGGCGAAATATTGGCCGATGGTGGTGATGGTGGAAGCAAAGGAGGTGGTGGTTCTGGCGGCAGTATCTTAATCAAGGCTTATAAAAT GACTGGAAGTGGAAGAATAAGTGCTTGCGGAGGTAGTGGTTTTGCTGGCGGCGGTGGCGGAAGAGTTTCAGTTGATATTTTCAGCAGGCATGATGATCCTCAAATTTTTGTCCATG GAGGAAGTAGTCGTGGCTGTCCAGAAAATGCAGGTGCTGCTGGTACTTTATATGATGCTGTTCCCCGGAGTCTTATTGTTAGCAATCACAATATGTCAACAGATACTGAGACACTTCTTTTAGACTTTCCTTATCAGCCTCTTTGGACAAACGTTTATGTTCGAAATCACGCCAGGGCAACTGTACCCTTGCTTTGGAGTCGTGTCCAG GTCCAAGGACAGATAAGCTTGTTGTGTCATGGAGTGCTGAGCTTTGGGCTCGCGCATTATGCTTCATCTGAGTTTGAATTATTGGCAGAAGAACTTTTAATGAGTGACTCTATTATTAGG GTATATGGGGCTCTACGGATGACTGTAAAGATCTTCTTGATGTGGAATTCCAAAATGGTTATAGATGGTGGCGATGATGCAACTGTTACAACTTCTTGGCTTGAGGCTAGTAATTTGATTGTTCTCAAG GAATCGTCTGTCATACAATCTAATGCAAATCTGGGAGTTCATGGACAGGGTTTATTGAATCTGTCAGGACCAGGCGACTCAATTGAAGCTCAACGTCTGGTTCTATCATTATTTTACAGCATTCAT GTTGGACCTGGATCTATTTTGCGTGGTCCTCTGCAGAATGCAAGCAGTGATGCTGT CACACCAAAGCTTTACTGTGAACTTCAAGATTGCCCCGCTGAATTACTTCATCCTCCTGAAGACTGCAATGTGAACTCATCTTTGTCTTTTACTCTTCAG GTTTGCCGAGTGGAGGATATCACTGTTGAAGGACTTATAAAAGGATCTGTCGTCCATTTCCACCGTGCAAGAACTGTATCTGTTCCTTCTACTGGAACAATTAGTGCATCTAGGATGG GCTGCACAGGTGGTGTGGGTAGAGGTCATATTTCAGAAAATGGTATCGGCAGTGGTGGTGGCCATGGTGGTCGAGGTGGGCTTGGATGTTACAATGATAGCTGCATTGAGGGTGGTATTTCATATGGAAATGCAGAGTTGCCTTGTGAACTTGGTAGTGGAAGTGGAGATGAAAGTTCAGCGGGTTCGACTTCTGGAGGTGGTATTATAG TAATGGGTTCACTGGAGCATCCCTTGTCAAGTTTGACTGTTGAAGGCTCAGTGAGAGCTGATGGAGAAAGTTTTCAAGAAATTGTTGAAGTGGGAGAGTTCACTGTAAAAAATCATACCATTGGTAATCCTGGAGGTGGTTCTGGAGGAACTATACTCATGTTCTTGCATACACTAGATCTTAGAGAGTCGGCTGTTCTTTCAAGTGGTGGAGGGTATGGAAGCCCAAAAGGAGCTGGTGGAGGAGGCGGTGGAAGGATTCACTTTCATTGGTCAGACATTCCCACTGGAGATGTTTACCAGCCTATCGCTAGTGTGAAAGGAAACATCCTTTATGG GGGTGGGATGGGTAGCGGCGGGAGTCATGCTGGGGAAAATGGAACAGTAACCGGAAAAGCTTGCCCAAAAGGGCTGTATGGAGTATATTGCGAG GAATGCCCTGCTGGGACGTATAAGAATGTTACTGGGTCTGACAGAGCTCTTTGCCATCCTTGCCCTGCCAATGAGATTCCCCGTCGTGCAGTTTATGTGGCTGTCCGAG GTGGTATTGCTGAAACACCATGTCCTTACAAATGCATCTCAGACAGATTTCACATGCCACATTGTTATACAACTCTGGAAGAATTAATTTACACATTTGGTGGGCCGTGGATATTCTGTCTTCTTCTCGTTGGTCTTCTCATCCTATTGGCCCTGGTGCTTAGTGTTGCCCGGATGAAATTTGTTGGTGTTGATGAATCGCCAGGCCCAGCTCCCACCCAACATGGCTCTCAAATAGATCATTCATTCCCTTTCTTGGAGTCATTGAATGAG GTTTTGGAAACAAATAGAGCCGAGGAGTCCCAGAGTCATGTGCATAGAGTGTATTTTATGGGCCCTAATACGTTTAGTGAACCTTGGCATCTTCCACACACTCCTCCTgagcaaataaaagaaatagt ATATGAGAGTGCATACAATACATTTGTGGATGAGATAAATGCCATAACTGCTTATCAATGGTGGGAGGGTGCCATGTACAGCATTCTTTCTGTTATGTTATATCCACTTGCATGGTCTTGGCAGCAGTGGCGACGAAGAATCAAACTACAAAGGCTGCGCGAGTTTGTTCGATCCGAGTATGACCATGCATGCTTACGTTCTTGTCGTTCAAGGGCTCTCTATGAAGGACTTAAG GTAGCTGCAACTCCTGACTTAATGCTTGCATATCTGGACTTCTTCCTTGGTGGAGATGAAAAGAGAACTGATCTCCCTCCCCGTCTGCATCAGAGATTTCCAATATCTATAATTTTTGGAGGTGATGGAAGTTACATGGCTCCTTTCTCAATCCAAAGTGATAACATTCTCACAAGCCTTATGAGCCAG ATGGTCCCTCCTACCACGTGGTATCGAATGGTCGCTGGTTTGAATGCACAACTGCGACTGGTTCGTCGTGGGCGGCTACAGATAACATTTCGATCTGTCATTAGATGGCTTGAAACTCATGCTAATCCTGCTATAAAAATCCATGGGATACGTGCTGATCTTGCATGGTTTCAAGCCACAGCTTGTGGTTATTGCCAGTATGGGATCTTGATTTATGATACTGAAGAAGAGACTGTCAGAAGTATTGATGGTGCTAACCAAACTCATTATGAGTCGCG CGTGGTATCATCCAATGATGGTTACCTGTTACATATCACTATTTTCAAGATTTTCACCACCATGGCCCATCAGCATATCATCATGGTTGAGGAAGATTTAAAATGA
- the LOC126666343 gene encoding glutamyl-tRNA(Gln) amidotransferase subunit C, chloroplastic/mitochondrial, whose translation MGSRCLSAVRIASPVKHQIGRLSIKAAANGSSLEPPDVPRLAQTARISLNPHQLQEFAPKIRQVVHWFGQLQAVDLNSVEAALRADTEGENLRDDVPESFKEREAIIGALPSYEDPYVKVPKVLNRD comes from the exons ATGGGAAGCAGATGTTTATCAGCGGTGAGAATAGCGTCACCAGTAAAGCATCAAATTGGAAGATTGTCAATCAAAGCAGCAGCTAATGGGTCTTCCCTTGAACCTCCCGATGTCCCGCGTTTGGCTCAAACTGCTCGCATCTCATTAAACCCGCATCAGCTTCAAGAATTTGCTCCTAAAATTCGACAAGTCGTCCACTG GTTTGGACAACTTCAAGCTGTTGATCTTAATAGCGTTGAGGCTGCTTTAAGAGCAG ATACCGAAGGTGAGAACTTGCGTGACGACGTTCCTGAAAGCTTTAAAGAAAG AGAGGCTATTATTGGTGCTTTACCAAGCTATGAAGACCCGTATGTCAAAGTTCCCAAAGTTTTGAACAGGGACTAG
- the LOC126678510 gene encoding uncharacterized protein LOC126678510 isoform X1 — protein sequence MARFNSFFIITLLFNFIILIANPIFVLSKNSDGRNPLSIIDYYDSNLFHQDYSPPSPPPPPPHAPSVSCTDDLGGVGSLDTTCRIVSDVNLNHDVYISGKGNFYIHPGVHFNCASPGCEVTVNITGNFTLSINASILTGSFQLVAYNASFFNDSVVNTTGLAGNPPPQTSGTPQGVDGAGGGHGGRGACCLVDDKKLPEDVWGGDAYSWSSLQNPSSYGSRGGSTSKEVDYGGGGGGNVRFMISKFLVVDGEILADGGDGGSKGGGGSGGSILIKAYKMTGSGRISACGGSGFAGGGGGRVSVDIFSRHDDPQIFVHGGSSRGCPENAGAAGTLYDAVPRSLIVSNHNMSTDTETLLLDFPYQPLWTNVYVRNHARATVPLLWSRVQVQGQISLLCHGVLSFGLAHYASSEFELLAEELLMSDSIIRVYGALRMTVKIFLMWNSKMVIDGGDDATVTTSWLEASNLIVLKESSVIQSNANLGVHGQGLLNLSGPGDSIEAQRLVLSLFYSIHVGPGSILRGPLQNASSDAVTPKLYCELQDCPAELLHPPEDCNVNSSLSFTLQVCRVEDITVEGLIKGSVVHFHRARTVSVPSTGTISASRMGCTGGVGRGHISENGIGSGGGHGGRGGLGCYNDSCIEGGISYGNAELPCELGSGSGDESSAGSTSGGGIIVMGSLEHPLSSLTVEGSVRADGESFQEIVEVGEFTVKNHTIGNPGGGSGGTILMFLHTLDLRESAVLSSGGGYGSPKGAGGGGGGRIHFHWSDIPTGDVYQPIASVKGNILYGGGMGSGGSHAGENGTVTGKACPKGLYGVYCEECPAGTYKNVTGSDRALCHPCPANEIPRRAVYVAVRGGIAETPCPYKCISDRFHMPHCYTTLEELIYTFGGPWIFCLLLVGLLILLALVLSVARMKFVGVDESPGPAPTQHGSQIDHSFPFLESLNEVLETNRAEESQSHVHRVYFMGPNTFSEPWHLPHTPPEQIKEIVYESAYNTFVDEINAITAYQWWEGAMYSILSVMLYPLAWSWQQWRRRIKLQRLREFVRSEYDHACLRSCRSRALYEGLKVAATPDLMLAYLDFFLGGDEKRTDLPPRLHQRFPISIIFGGDGSYMAPFSIQSDNILTSLMSQMVPPTTWYRMVAGLNAQLRLVRRGRLQITFRSVIRWLETHANPAIKIHGIRADLAWFQATACGYCQYGILIYDTEEETVRSIDGANQTHYESRMNNAHRGNTSCQLGVDTLSSRLLRSSESYTGWKKGCGRTLDTNNLQMLEEKRDILFVLSFIIHNTKPVGHQDLVGLVISMLLLGDFSLVLLTLLQLYSISLVVVILVLLILPLGILLPFPAGINALFTHGPRRSAGLARIYALWNITSLINVVVAFICGYGHYYGQSSSSKKFPFQPWNISMDESGWWMFPVGLVVCKMLQSQLVNWHVANLEIQDRSLYSSDFELFWQS from the exons ATGGCTCGatttaactctttttttatcATCACTCTCCTTTTCAATTTCATAATACTGATCGCAAACCCTATTTTTGTTCTTAGTAAGAATAGTGATGGACGTAATCCATTGTCAATAATCGATTACTACGATTCAAATCTCTTTCACCAAGACTATTCCCCTCCTTCACCGCCGCCACCGCCGCCGCACGCTCCGTCTGTTTCTTGCACCGATGATCTCGGCGGAGTTGGCTCATTGGATACGACTTGTCGTATTGTCTCCGATGTGAATCTCAATCATGACGTGTATATATCAGGGAAAGGAAATTTTTATATCCATCCTGGTGTTCATTTTAATTGTGCTTCTCCAGGTTGTGAAGTGACCGTTAATATAACAGGAAATTTTACTCTTTCGATTAATGCGTCTATTTTAACTGGTAGCTTTCAACTTGTTGCTTATAATGCGAGTTTTTTTAATGATTCGGTTGTGAATACCACTGGATTGGCTGGGAATCCGCCCCCGCAGACGAGTGGCACCCCTCAGGGTGTTGATGGAGCTGGAGGTGGACATGGAGGGAGAGGTGCTTGTTGTTTAGTTGATGACAAGAAGCTTCCGGAGGATGTCTGGGGAGGAGATGCGTATTCGTGGTCTTCCTTGCAGAATCCGAGTAGTTATGGAAGCAGAGGTGGGAGTACTAGTAAGGAAGTGGATTATGGAGGCGGCGGTGGTGGTAATGTTAGGTTTATGATATCAAAGTTTTTGGTTGTCGATGGCGAAATATTGGCCGATGGTGGTGATGGTGGAAGCAAAGGAGGTGGTGGTTCTGGCGGCAGTATCTTAATCAAGGCTTATAAAAT GACTGGAAGTGGAAGAATAAGTGCTTGCGGAGGTAGTGGTTTTGCTGGCGGCGGTGGCGGAAGAGTTTCAGTTGATATTTTCAGCAGGCATGATGATCCTCAAATTTTTGTCCATG GAGGAAGTAGTCGTGGCTGTCCAGAAAATGCAGGTGCTGCTGGTACTTTATATGATGCTGTTCCCCGGAGTCTTATTGTTAGCAATCACAATATGTCAACAGATACTGAGACACTTCTTTTAGACTTTCCTTATCAGCCTCTTTGGACAAACGTTTATGTTCGAAATCACGCCAGGGCAACTGTACCCTTGCTTTGGAGTCGTGTCCAG GTCCAAGGACAGATAAGCTTGTTGTGTCATGGAGTGCTGAGCTTTGGGCTCGCGCATTATGCTTCATCTGAGTTTGAATTATTGGCAGAAGAACTTTTAATGAGTGACTCTATTATTAGG GTATATGGGGCTCTACGGATGACTGTAAAGATCTTCTTGATGTGGAATTCCAAAATGGTTATAGATGGTGGCGATGATGCAACTGTTACAACTTCTTGGCTTGAGGCTAGTAATTTGATTGTTCTCAAG GAATCGTCTGTCATACAATCTAATGCAAATCTGGGAGTTCATGGACAGGGTTTATTGAATCTGTCAGGACCAGGCGACTCAATTGAAGCTCAACGTCTGGTTCTATCATTATTTTACAGCATTCAT GTTGGACCTGGATCTATTTTGCGTGGTCCTCTGCAGAATGCAAGCAGTGATGCTGT CACACCAAAGCTTTACTGTGAACTTCAAGATTGCCCCGCTGAATTACTTCATCCTCCTGAAGACTGCAATGTGAACTCATCTTTGTCTTTTACTCTTCAG GTTTGCCGAGTGGAGGATATCACTGTTGAAGGACTTATAAAAGGATCTGTCGTCCATTTCCACCGTGCAAGAACTGTATCTGTTCCTTCTACTGGAACAATTAGTGCATCTAGGATGG GCTGCACAGGTGGTGTGGGTAGAGGTCATATTTCAGAAAATGGTATCGGCAGTGGTGGTGGCCATGGTGGTCGAGGTGGGCTTGGATGTTACAATGATAGCTGCATTGAGGGTGGTATTTCATATGGAAATGCAGAGTTGCCTTGTGAACTTGGTAGTGGAAGTGGAGATGAAAGTTCAGCGGGTTCGACTTCTGGAGGTGGTATTATAG TAATGGGTTCACTGGAGCATCCCTTGTCAAGTTTGACTGTTGAAGGCTCAGTGAGAGCTGATGGAGAAAGTTTTCAAGAAATTGTTGAAGTGGGAGAGTTCACTGTAAAAAATCATACCATTGGTAATCCTGGAGGTGGTTCTGGAGGAACTATACTCATGTTCTTGCATACACTAGATCTTAGAGAGTCGGCTGTTCTTTCAAGTGGTGGAGGGTATGGAAGCCCAAAAGGAGCTGGTGGAGGAGGCGGTGGAAGGATTCACTTTCATTGGTCAGACATTCCCACTGGAGATGTTTACCAGCCTATCGCTAGTGTGAAAGGAAACATCCTTTATGG GGGTGGGATGGGTAGCGGCGGGAGTCATGCTGGGGAAAATGGAACAGTAACCGGAAAAGCTTGCCCAAAAGGGCTGTATGGAGTATATTGCGAG GAATGCCCTGCTGGGACGTATAAGAATGTTACTGGGTCTGACAGAGCTCTTTGCCATCCTTGCCCTGCCAATGAGATTCCCCGTCGTGCAGTTTATGTGGCTGTCCGAG GTGGTATTGCTGAAACACCATGTCCTTACAAATGCATCTCAGACAGATTTCACATGCCACATTGTTATACAACTCTGGAAGAATTAATTTACACATTTGGTGGGCCGTGGATATTCTGTCTTCTTCTCGTTGGTCTTCTCATCCTATTGGCCCTGGTGCTTAGTGTTGCCCGGATGAAATTTGTTGGTGTTGATGAATCGCCAGGCCCAGCTCCCACCCAACATGGCTCTCAAATAGATCATTCATTCCCTTTCTTGGAGTCATTGAATGAG GTTTTGGAAACAAATAGAGCCGAGGAGTCCCAGAGTCATGTGCATAGAGTGTATTTTATGGGCCCTAATACGTTTAGTGAACCTTGGCATCTTCCACACACTCCTCCTgagcaaataaaagaaatagt ATATGAGAGTGCATACAATACATTTGTGGATGAGATAAATGCCATAACTGCTTATCAATGGTGGGAGGGTGCCATGTACAGCATTCTTTCTGTTATGTTATATCCACTTGCATGGTCTTGGCAGCAGTGGCGACGAAGAATCAAACTACAAAGGCTGCGCGAGTTTGTTCGATCCGAGTATGACCATGCATGCTTACGTTCTTGTCGTTCAAGGGCTCTCTATGAAGGACTTAAG GTAGCTGCAACTCCTGACTTAATGCTTGCATATCTGGACTTCTTCCTTGGTGGAGATGAAAAGAGAACTGATCTCCCTCCCCGTCTGCATCAGAGATTTCCAATATCTATAATTTTTGGAGGTGATGGAAGTTACATGGCTCCTTTCTCAATCCAAAGTGATAACATTCTCACAAGCCTTATGAGCCAG ATGGTCCCTCCTACCACGTGGTATCGAATGGTCGCTGGTTTGAATGCACAACTGCGACTGGTTCGTCGTGGGCGGCTACAGATAACATTTCGATCTGTCATTAGATGGCTTGAAACTCATGCTAATCCTGCTATAAAAATCCATGGGATACGTGCTGATCTTGCATGGTTTCAAGCCACAGCTTGTGGTTATTGCCAGTATGGGATCTTGATTTATGATACTGAAGAAGAGACTGTCAGAAGTATTGATGGTGCTAACCAAACTCATTATGAGTCGCG TATGAATAATGCACATAGAGGGAATACATCTTGTCAGTTGGGAGTGGATACGCTCTCAAGCCGACTTCTTAGAAGCAGTGAAAGTTACACGGGATGGAAAAAGGGTTGTGGGAGGACTTTAGATACTAACAACTTACAAATGCTTGAAGAGAAGAGAGATATACTTTTTGTTCTTTCTTTCATTATTCATAATACTAAACCCGTTGGCCACCAG GATCTTGTTGGTTTGGTCATCTCAATGCTACTTCTAGGAGATTTTAGCTTAGTGTTGCTTACATTGCTCCAGTTATATTCAATTTCGTTGGTGGTCGTCATTCTTGTTTTGCTTATTTTACCTCTTGGTATTCTTTTGCCGTTCCCTGCCGGAATCAATGCCTTGTTTACTCATGGGCCCAGACGTTCTGCTGGCCTAGCACGTATCTATGCTTTGTGGAATATTACATCCTTGATTAATGTT GTTGTTGCATTTATCTGTGGATATGGTCACTATTACGGCCAATCTTCCTCAAGTAAAAAGTTCCCATTTCAGCCATGGAATATTAGCAT GGATGAAAGTGGTTGGTGGATGTTTCCGGTTGGGCTGGTTGTGTGTAAGATGTTACAATCTCAACTTGTTAATTGGCATGTTGCGAATTTAGAGATTCAAGACCGATCACTGTACAGTAGCGATTTTGAGCTTTTCTGGCAGTCGTGA